In the genome of Pseudomonas sp. HS6, one region contains:
- a CDS encoding alpha/beta hydrolase, giving the protein MTRTTMKAAVLAAMIGMSGAEVEAADYRQNPFTLTYGGAITRNEPGKVNIHPVTYTLNGLAISANVYTPANYDPARHYPAVVVAHPNGGVKEQVAGLYAQRLADQGYITITADAAYQGASGGEPRNIDKPANRVEDIHGMADFIASYPGVDSAHLGLLGICGGGGYSLKAAQTDKRFRSIATVSMFNSGLVRRNGYQDSQRDTIQQRLQQASAARAQEAAGGEVLYVGDAKLTDEQIAKLPFDLYRQGFEYYGKTHAHPNSTFRYTLSSLLDLMSFDATDQIELIDKPLLMIAGSKADSLYMSEQAFAKASGTQDKTLFKIEGATHIETYWVPAYVDVAMEQLTAFYARTL; this is encoded by the coding sequence ATGACGCGAACCACGATGAAGGCTGCGGTGCTGGCCGCGATGATCGGAATGTCCGGCGCTGAAGTCGAAGCGGCCGATTACCGGCAGAACCCGTTCACCTTGACCTACGGTGGCGCGATCACCCGAAACGAGCCGGGCAAGGTCAACATTCACCCGGTGACCTACACGCTCAATGGCCTGGCCATTTCCGCCAACGTTTACACCCCCGCGAACTACGATCCGGCCCGGCACTATCCTGCCGTTGTCGTCGCGCATCCCAATGGCGGTGTGAAAGAGCAGGTCGCCGGTTTGTACGCTCAGCGTCTGGCCGATCAGGGCTACATCACGATCACGGCGGACGCGGCCTATCAAGGCGCGAGCGGTGGCGAACCACGCAACATCGACAAACCGGCCAACCGTGTCGAAGACATTCATGGCATGGCCGACTTCATCGCCAGCTACCCCGGCGTCGACAGTGCGCATCTCGGTTTGCTCGGCATCTGTGGCGGTGGCGGTTATTCGTTGAAGGCCGCGCAGACCGACAAACGCTTCCGCTCGATTGCCACGGTGAGCATGTTCAATTCCGGGCTGGTGCGCCGCAACGGTTATCAGGACTCGCAACGCGACACCATCCAGCAGCGCTTGCAGCAAGCCTCGGCCGCCCGCGCCCAGGAAGCCGCCGGCGGCGAAGTCCTCTACGTCGGCGATGCCAAATTGACCGACGAGCAGATCGCCAAATTGCCGTTCGACCTGTACCGGCAGGGCTTCGAGTATTACGGCAAGACCCACGCACATCCCAACTCGACCTTTCGTTACACCCTCAGCAGCCTGCTGGACCTGATGAGTTTCGACGCCACCGACCAGATCGAACTGATCGACAAGCCGTTGCTGATGATCGCCGGCAGCAAGGCCGACAGCCTGTACATGTCGGAGCAGGCCTTTGCCAAGGCCAGCGGGACTCAGGACAAAACCCTGTTCAAGATCGAAGGTGCCACGCACATCGAAACCTATTGGGTGCCGGCCTACGTCGACGTCGCCATGGAACAGCTGACGGCGTTTTACGCCCGAACCCTCTGA
- a CDS encoding LysR family transcriptional regulator, translating to MSVESYDLLAIFSAVAQERSFTRAAAKLGMSQPALSRAMRQLEERLGVRLLARTTRSVSPTQAGEHLLRVIAPRFEEIDHELALLSEFRDKPAGKLRITAGEHSAITILQPALAQLLPDNPDLNVEIIVDYGLTDIVAEGFDAGVRLGEQVAKDMIAMRIGPDMRMAVVGSPAYFARHRKPLIPPDLMEHNCITLRMPTHGSLLLWEFEKDGQTLNVRVEGQLVFNNIAMRLQSALQGLGLAYMPEDLVQEHVAQGRLIRVLADWCEPFSGYHLYYPSRRQSSPAFTLLRDALRYGG from the coding sequence ATGTCCGTTGAAAGCTACGATCTGCTCGCGATCTTTTCGGCGGTGGCGCAAGAGCGCAGCTTCACCCGTGCGGCGGCGAAACTGGGCATGTCGCAACCGGCCTTGAGCCGGGCGATGCGTCAACTGGAGGAACGTCTGGGCGTGCGGCTGCTCGCGCGCACCACGCGCAGTGTTTCCCCGACCCAGGCCGGCGAACACCTGTTGCGAGTGATCGCCCCCCGGTTCGAAGAAATCGATCACGAGCTCGCCTTGCTCAGCGAGTTTCGCGACAAACCGGCCGGCAAGTTGCGCATCACTGCTGGCGAACATTCCGCAATCACGATCCTGCAACCCGCCCTCGCCCAACTGCTGCCCGACAACCCCGACCTGAATGTCGAGATCATCGTCGACTACGGCCTGACCGATATCGTCGCAGAAGGCTTTGACGCCGGTGTGCGACTGGGCGAACAGGTGGCCAAGGACATGATCGCGATGCGCATCGGGCCGGACATGCGCATGGCGGTAGTCGGCTCCCCGGCGTACTTCGCCCGCCACCGTAAACCGCTGATTCCACCCGATCTCATGGAACACAACTGCATCACCCTGCGCATGCCGACCCATGGCAGCCTGCTGCTGTGGGAGTTCGAGAAGGACGGGCAAACCCTGAATGTGCGAGTCGAAGGGCAACTGGTGTTCAACAACATTGCCATGCGCCTGCAATCCGCACTCCAGGGACTGGGGCTGGCCTACATGCCGGAAGATCTGGTGCAGGAGCATGTCGCGCAGGGCCGGTTGATTCGGGTACTTGCCGACTGGTGCGAGCCGTTTTCCGGCTATCACCTCTACTACCCCAGCCGGCGTCAGAGTTCACCCGCCTTCACTTTGCTACGCGATGCACTGCGGTACGGTGGCTGA
- a CDS encoding carboxymuconolactone decarboxylase family protein, with protein sequence MNKTLLGLAMCAATPFASAAEVAGGGSETSSAQQIRRAGSQASFVGPEDYFSGRVRVDPLFNETGEINASGAYVTFESGARSAWHTHPAGQRLVVISGVGQTQEWGKPVQDIHPGDVIVCPPGVKHWHGAAPNSTMTHLAVTGSVNGKNVEWLEKVAEDRPVPPAEVVVSDVLSARQQAIVPIGAAMASSNMPRLNSALNEGLDAGLTVSEAKEILVQLYAYAGFPRSLNALGELMKVVEARKQRGLHDEAGREPGHAVATGDALLAAGKANQTRIAGAPVQGPLFDFAPVINQFLQTHLFGDIFERDNLDWQSRELATVSALAATPGAESQLRSHIAASLRVGLSNAQLRQLTQVLTQHGEVEAAGRAGEALEKHLAQP encoded by the coding sequence GTGAACAAAACCTTGTTGGGCCTCGCCATGTGCGCGGCCACACCTTTCGCCAGCGCTGCTGAAGTCGCGGGCGGCGGCAGTGAGACGTCGAGCGCGCAGCAGATCCGTCGTGCGGGTTCTCAGGCTTCATTCGTGGGGCCTGAAGATTATTTCTCCGGTCGTGTGCGCGTCGATCCATTGTTCAATGAAACGGGCGAAATCAATGCGTCCGGCGCTTACGTGACGTTCGAGTCGGGCGCCCGTTCTGCCTGGCACACCCATCCTGCCGGTCAACGATTGGTGGTGATTTCCGGCGTCGGGCAGACCCAGGAATGGGGCAAGCCCGTGCAGGATATTCACCCCGGCGATGTGATCGTTTGCCCGCCGGGCGTCAAGCATTGGCACGGCGCCGCGCCCAACAGCACCATGACCCATCTGGCCGTGACCGGCTCGGTGAACGGCAAGAATGTGGAGTGGCTGGAGAAAGTCGCCGAAGACCGGCCGGTGCCGCCGGCAGAAGTCGTCGTCTCCGACGTGCTGTCCGCGAGGCAGCAGGCAATTGTGCCGATCGGCGCGGCCATGGCCAGCAGCAACATGCCGCGTCTCAACAGCGCTTTAAACGAAGGGCTGGATGCCGGGCTGACCGTCAGCGAAGCAAAAGAAATCCTGGTGCAGTTGTATGCCTACGCCGGTTTTCCACGCAGCCTCAATGCGCTCGGCGAATTGATGAAAGTGGTCGAGGCGCGCAAACAACGCGGCCTCCACGATGAAGCAGGGCGCGAACCCGGTCACGCCGTGGCGACAGGGGACGCCTTGTTGGCAGCGGGCAAGGCCAATCAGACCCGTATCGCCGGGGCGCCGGTTCAGGGGCCGTTGTTCGACTTCGCGCCGGTCATCAACCAGTTTCTGCAAACGCACCTGTTCGGCGACATCTTCGAACGCGACAACCTGGACTGGCAAAGTCGCGAACTGGCCACGGTTTCAGCCCTGGCCGCTACGCCCGGCGCCGAATCGCAACTGCGTTCGCATATTGCGGCCAGCCTGCGGGTGGGCTTGAGCAACGCGCAATTGCGTCAGTTGACGCAGGTGCTGACCCAGCACGGAGAAGTCGAAGCGGCGGGGCGTGCCGGCGAAGCACTGGAAAAACACCTGGCCCAACCTTGA
- a CDS encoding potassium transporter Kup, with product MLVAAVGVVYGDIGTSPLYTLKEVFSGHYGVQLNHDGVLGILSLIFWSLIWVVSIKYVLFILRANNQGEGGIMALTALARRASAPYPHMSKVLVLLGLFGAALFYGDSMITPAISVLSAVEGLELAFDGIEHWVVPLSVVVLVALFLIQKHGTARIGILFGPVMVLWFVVLGALGVYGILQRPEVLQALNPIWAVRFFTVHPGMGVAILGAVVLSLTGAEALYADMGHFGRKPIARAWFMLVLPGLVLNYFGQGALILGNPEAVRNPFYLLAPEWALLPMVALSTLATIIASQAVISGAFSLTRQAIQLGYVPRMFIQHTSTQEQGQIYIGTVNWALMVGVVLLVIGFESSSALAAAYGVAVTGTMLITTILSAAVVLLLWKTPRWLAIPMLCGFLLVDGLYFAANAPKILQGGAFPVIAGIGLFILMTTWKRGRKIMVERLDETALPLPLFISSIRAQPPHRVQGTAVFLTARADAVPHALLHNLLHNQVLHEQVVLLTVVSEDSPRVPVDRRFAVESYGDGFFRVNLHFGFTEEPDVPLALSLCHLAELDFSPMRTTYFLSRETVIPTHRIGMAKWREYLFAFLLKNANSNLKYFKLPLNRVIELGTQVEM from the coding sequence ATGCTGGTGGCCGCTGTCGGTGTGGTTTACGGGGATATCGGCACCAGCCCCCTCTACACCCTCAAAGAAGTCTTTTCCGGCCACTACGGCGTCCAACTCAACCACGACGGCGTGCTGGGCATTCTGTCGCTGATTTTCTGGTCGCTGATCTGGGTGGTGTCGATCAAGTACGTGCTGTTCATCCTGCGGGCCAACAACCAGGGTGAGGGCGGCATCATGGCGCTGACGGCATTGGCCCGTCGCGCGTCGGCGCCTTACCCGCACATGAGCAAAGTGCTGGTGTTGCTCGGACTGTTCGGTGCGGCGCTGTTCTACGGCGACAGCATGATTACTCCGGCGATTTCGGTGCTCTCGGCGGTAGAAGGCCTGGAGCTGGCGTTCGACGGCATCGAGCACTGGGTGGTGCCGCTGTCGGTGGTGGTGCTGGTGGCGCTGTTTCTGATCCAGAAACATGGCACGGCGCGGATCGGCATCCTGTTCGGCCCGGTCATGGTGCTGTGGTTCGTGGTGTTGGGGGCGCTCGGGGTTTATGGCATTTTGCAGCGCCCCGAGGTGTTGCAGGCGCTGAACCCGATCTGGGCGGTGCGCTTCTTTACGGTCCATCCGGGCATGGGCGTGGCGATTCTGGGCGCGGTCGTCCTGTCGTTGACCGGTGCGGAAGCCTTGTACGCCGACATGGGCCACTTCGGGCGCAAGCCGATTGCCCGTGCCTGGTTCATGCTGGTTCTGCCGGGTCTGGTCCTGAATTATTTTGGTCAGGGCGCGTTGATCCTCGGCAACCCGGAAGCGGTGCGTAACCCGTTCTATCTGCTGGCTCCCGAATGGGCGCTGCTGCCGATGGTCGCGCTTTCCACACTGGCGACGATCATTGCTTCGCAAGCAGTGATTTCCGGTGCGTTCTCCCTGACGCGTCAGGCCATCCAGTTGGGCTACGTCCCACGCATGTTCATCCAGCACACCTCAACTCAGGAGCAGGGCCAGATCTACATCGGCACGGTCAACTGGGCGTTGATGGTTGGCGTTGTGCTGCTGGTGATTGGTTTTGAATCTTCCAGCGCACTGGCTGCCGCGTATGGCGTGGCGGTGACGGGCACCATGTTGATCACCACCATCCTGTCCGCCGCCGTTGTCCTGTTGCTGTGGAAGACGCCGCGCTGGCTGGCGATCCCGATGTTGTGCGGTTTTCTGTTGGTGGACGGCCTGTACTTCGCAGCCAATGCGCCGAAGATTCTGCAGGGCGGTGCGTTCCCGGTGATCGCCGGTATCGGTCTGTTCATCCTGATGACCACCTGGAAGCGTGGTCGCAAAATCATGGTCGAGCGGCTGGATGAAACCGCGTTGCCGCTGCCGTTGTTCATCAGCAGCATTCGTGCGCAGCCGCCTCATCGCGTACAGGGCACGGCGGTGTTCCTGACGGCGCGGGCCGACGCGGTTCCTCACGCGCTGCTGCACAACTTGCTGCATAACCAGGTGCTGCACGAGCAGGTTGTGTTGCTGACCGTTGTCTCTGAAGACAGCCCGCGAGTGCCGGTGGATCGTCGTTTCGCCGTCGAGTCCTACGGCGACGGCTTCTTCCGGGTGAACCTGCATTTCGGCTTTACCGAAGAGCCGGATGTGCCGTTGGCGCTGAGCCTGTGTCACCTGGCCGAGCTGGATTTCAGCCCGATGCGCACCACGTATTTCCTCAGTCGTGAAACGGTCATCCCGACCCACCGCATCGGCATGGCCAAGTGGCGCGAGTACCTGTTCGCGTTCCTGCTCAAGAATGCCAACAGCAACCTGAAGTACTTCAAGTTGCCGCTGAACAGGGTCATCGAGCTGGGGACGCAGGTCGAAATGTGA
- a CDS encoding cytosine permease, whose product MAALSQSSQTGQDPAHHPVSAEARMGRLSLTMAWWAVCSAMFYIVVGASLALSFGARNALIGMVLSVISYGLVNSVLSRFAMRSGWSVALFSSVLFGRTGACLATLIFFSTAIYYAVFEGSVIAVALNHLYPELVYPLAALLVVLYSVPMILGSVQHWLDKLNGVLLPVYLGGLLVAVGLSISRYGYQPQWLDFGPATPATFGWWDCFVAYMGVWILMLFTFDYARFGKPQDAEYHGRWNFGMPFYAVTFLLNGAAGIYLVSSIPHEGTLNEVSVVMAILQLMGLWGLLFVWATQTRINTANYYLATLNMQAFFGRFGVRGSYLLWALVVGVIVYGLMLADVFSYLLKALAYQGIFVVAWVGVALAQIVYGSNDEGALQRSPAFNPVGLMAWFAATALGLLLMWVGGVPGSFSAPATVVLAFGLQAGLAYRHRWVGQRAV is encoded by the coding sequence ATGGCTGCTTTATCGCAATCGAGTCAAACCGGGCAAGACCCGGCCCATCATCCCGTTTCAGCCGAAGCCCGCATGGGCCGACTGTCTCTGACCATGGCCTGGTGGGCCGTGTGCAGCGCCATGTTCTACATCGTGGTCGGCGCTTCGCTGGCCTTGTCTTTCGGCGCACGCAATGCGCTGATCGGGATGGTGCTGTCGGTGATCAGTTATGGACTGGTCAACAGCGTTCTCAGCCGTTTCGCCATGCGCAGCGGATGGTCGGTCGCGTTGTTTTCAAGCGTGCTGTTCGGCCGGACGGGGGCATGCCTGGCCACGTTGATTTTCTTTTCGACGGCGATTTACTACGCCGTGTTCGAAGGGTCGGTGATCGCCGTGGCGCTCAATCACCTGTACCCGGAACTGGTCTATCCACTGGCGGCCCTGCTGGTGGTGCTGTACAGCGTGCCGATGATTCTGGGTAGCGTGCAACACTGGCTGGACAAGCTCAACGGCGTGTTGTTGCCGGTGTACCTGGGCGGTTTGCTGGTGGCGGTCGGGCTGTCGATCAGCCGTTATGGCTACCAGCCGCAATGGCTCGATTTCGGCCCGGCAACCCCCGCGACCTTCGGCTGGTGGGATTGCTTTGTGGCGTACATGGGCGTCTGGATCCTGATGCTGTTTACCTTCGACTACGCCCGTTTCGGCAAGCCGCAGGATGCTGAGTATCACGGTCGCTGGAACTTCGGCATGCCGTTCTATGCCGTGACTTTTCTGCTCAACGGCGCGGCAGGCATCTATCTGGTCAGCAGTATTCCTCATGAAGGCACGCTGAACGAAGTCTCTGTGGTGATGGCAATTCTGCAGTTGATGGGGTTGTGGGGCCTGCTGTTCGTCTGGGCCACACAAACCCGGATCAACACCGCCAACTACTACCTGGCGACCCTCAACATGCAGGCATTCTTCGGCCGTTTCGGCGTACGCGGTTCCTATCTGCTGTGGGCATTGGTGGTCGGGGTGATCGTCTACGGCTTGATGCTCGCCGACGTGTTTTCCTACCTGCTCAAGGCATTGGCTTATCAGGGCATTTTTGTGGTCGCCTGGGTCGGTGTGGCATTGGCGCAGATTGTCTATGGCAGCAATGACGAAGGCGCACTCCAACGCAGCCCGGCGTTCAACCCGGTCGGCCTGATGGCGTGGTTCGCCGCCACGGCGCTGGGGTTGTTGCTGATGTGGGTGGGCGGTGTTCCCGGCAGTTTTTCTGCGCCGGCGACGGTGGTGCTCGCGTTCGGCTTGCAGGCGGGGCTGGCTTATCGGCACCGGTGGGTAGGGCAGAGGGCAGTTTAA